The genomic segment CGAGCGCACGCCGCGGTTCCTTTTCATCTTCGGCGTGCACCGCTTCCGCGAGCTGCGCAAAGCCGACGACGATTTCAGCTTCGGCCGCCGCGGCGAGCGCGAGCCGTCGCCGGCCGAGCGACTGGCAACGATCCTGCGCGACGGTCCGTTGGCGGGCGTTCACGTGGTCGTGTGGTGCGACTCGCTGGTGAACCTGAACCGGGCCTTCGACCGGCCGCTCGTGCGCGAGTTCGCCATGCGCGTGCTGTTCCAGATGAGCGCGACCGATTCGAGTACCCTCATGGACACCCCGGCCGCGTCGAAGCTCGGCCGCCACCGCGCGCTCTACCTTCAGGAGGAACAGGAGCGGCCGGAGAAGTTCCGACCGTACGGGCTCCCTTCGGCCGAGTGGCTGAACGCGGCGTGCGACGCGCTGCGGGCGCGGGTCGGGTTGAACGCGGAGCCGCTTTCCGTGTAGAGTCGAAAGTCGCAAGTCGTTGAGTGGTAAAGTCGGAGGCTATATTAATCCGAACTTTATGACTTTCGACTTTCCGACCTTCGACCTGGAAAGCGGATGCCCAAACCACAATCGCTTCGCGTCGCGGTCATCGGGGCCGGCCCGATCGGCATCGAGGCCGCCCTGTACGCCAAGACGTGCGGGTTCCCCGTCGCGGTCTACGACCGCGGGCCGATCGGGGACCACCTCCGGCGCTGGGGGCACGTCCGCATGTTCACGCCGTTCGGCACGAACGTCACGCCCCTCGGCCTGGCCGAAGTGCGCCGCGAAAAGGCCGGCCGCTCGCTCCCCGCCGACGGCGACCTCGTCACCGGCAAGCAGTTCGTCGATGCGTACCTCACGCCCCTCGCCGAGACCGAGACGCTGATCGAGTCGTTGCACCTCGAAGAGGCGGTGCTGCAAGTCGGCCGCGCCGTGAGCGTCAGAAAATCGGAGCCGGCCGAGCCGCTCCCGTTCCGGCTCCTGGTCCGCGACGGCAAGGGGCAGGAGCGGATCGACACGGCCGACGTGGTGCTCGACTGCACCGGCACGTTCAACACCCCGCACCGGCTCGGCGACGGCAACATCCCCGCGGTCGGTGAACTCGCGGCGAGAGCGCAGATCGCATGGGGGCCGGAAGACATCCTCGGCGAGAAGCGGGCACATTACGCGGGCAAGAGCATCGTTCTTGTGGGCGACGGTTACAGCGCCGCGGCCGCAATCTGTGCGCTGGCGGTTCTCGCGGAAGAGGTGAACGACACCTGGGTGTTCTGGCTCACCCGCGGCCCGCGCGGGGCGCCGCTCCCGCGGCTCCCGAACGACCCGCTCAAGGAGCGCGACCGCCTGGCGGTCCGGGCCAACTCGCTGGCGACGCGGTGCGACGGTAACCTCGAGTTTCACCCGCAAACGGTACTGGACGAGGTCGTGAGCCACGGGCCGGACAAGGGGTTCCGCGTCGCGGGGCGGACCGCCGGCAAGCCGGTGTCGTGGGAGGTGGAATGCGTGATCGCGCAGGTAGGCTACCGGGCCGACATGCGGATCTGCGACGGGCTCCGCGTGGCCGAGCCGACCGGACGACCCGAAACCGGAGAACCCGGCTACTACATCCTTGGCGCGAAGAGTTTCGGCCGCGACTCGGCGTTCCTGCTCCGCGACGGCTTCGACCAGATCCGCCGGGTGTTCGCCCACCTCGCGGGCAACCCGCGGCTCGACCTGTACGCGAAGAGAGCGGCATGAGTGGTGTCACTGTCGTTACTGGCGGGGCCGGGTTCGTCGGCTCGCACCTGGTCTCGCTTCTCGTATCACGTGGCGAAAGAGTGCGGGTGGTCGATCGTCCCGGTGCGCGCGTCGATCACCTGCCCACGAGCGCGGATGTCGCCTTCGCCGACATTCGCGACGAGGCCGCGGTGCGGTGCGCACTGCGCGGCTGTGGGGTCGTGTACCACCTCGCGGCGAACCCACAGTTGTGGACGCGGCGGCGGAGCGACTTTCACGCGGTCAATTACCTCGGCACGGTTCACGTTTTGCGGGCCGCGCTGGAAGCCGGCTCGAGCCGCGTGCTGCACACCAGCACCGAGAGCATCCTCACGCGGGCGCGTCAGACGACCGCAATCGCAGAAGATCAGGACGTGCCGGCGGCCGACGTGATCGGCCCGTACTGCCGCTCGAAATTTCGGGCCGAACGCTACGCGTTTCACCTCGCCCGTGCGGGCGCGCCGGTGGTGGTCGTGAACCCCACTTTGCCGGTTGGTCCCGGCGACCTGGGGCGCTCGCCGCCGACCCAGATGATTCTCGACTGTTGCCTGGGCCGGCGCACGGCGTTCCTCGATGCGGAACTGAACATGATCGACGTGCGGGACGTCGCGGCCGGGATGGTCGCGGCGCTCGAACGCGGTCGGACCGGCGTGCGCTACCTGCTGGGCGCGGAGAACTGGTCGATCCGGCGCGTGTTCACACACGTCGCGAAGCTGGTCGGCGCGGCGGCACCGCGGTGGCGGGTGCCGTATCCCGTCGCGCTGGCCGCGGCGTACGTCAGCGAATTCGTATCTGACGCCGTCACCGGTCGCATCCCGGCGGCCTCGGTGACGGGAGTGAAACTCACCCGCCGCCGGATGCACTTCGACGCGAGCCGGAGTCTTTCGGAACTGGGTATCGTGCCCCGCCCGGTGGCGGCCTCCGTTGCCGAGGCCGTAACGTGGTTCCGGACCGTCGGGTGGCTCCAATGAGTGTGCCACATTGAATGGCCCCGGTTTGAGTAGTTCGAGTGCCGCACCCCCAATTTCGCGATGAGTGTAGGGTTTACATCGATTATGATGAGCCCAGTTCCGGGTCCAGGGTTGTGATCCGTCCATGAGTTGCTCTTGCATTGGCCGATTCCCGTTCGGTAAAGTCTCCCGCTCACCACATTCCGTCACGGCAGGAAAGGACTCCGCCCCGTGAGCCACACGCCCTCGCGCCCCGCAGCCGAACCCGTATCCGAGCGCGATGCGGCCTGGTTCGAAGAACTGACCGGTGCCGTCGCGCGCGGCCGGACCGGTCTACTCGCGCGCCAACGGCCCGACGGACACTGGGTCGGCGAACTCGAAGGCGACACCATTCTCGAATCCGAGTTCATCCTGCTCCTCGCCTTCCTCGGCAAGCTGGACGATCCGCGCATCACACCGGCCGCCAATTACTTGCGCAAACACCAACAGCCCGGCGGCGGGTGGTCGAACTACACGGACGGGCCGGCGGAAATCAGCGTGTCGGTGAAGGCGTACTTCGCGCTCAAGATCGCCGGCGACTCCGCAGACGAGCCGCACATGAAGCGGGCGGCGGCCGTCGTCCGCGCGCTCGGCGGCGCGGAGGCGAGCAACTCGTTCACGCGGTTCTATCTCGCGCTGTTGGGTCAGGTGCCGTATTCCGCCTGCCCGTCGGTTCCGGCGGAGATCATCCTGCTGCCGCGGTGGTTCTACTTCAACGTGTACGCGCTCTCCGCCTGGAGCCGCACCATTTTCGTCCCCCTGAGCGTGGTGGACGCGTACAAACCGGTCACCCAGCTCCCCGAACGGCTGTGCGTGCGCGAGCTGTTCCTCGCGCCGCCCGAGGCGCCCCGCTGGCCCGCCAAACCCACGAAGGAATGGTTCTCCTGGACGAACTTCTTCCTGGGCGTGGACTACTGCTTCAAGGCGCTCGAGCACTGGGGGCTGACGCCGCTCCGCCGCCGCGCGGTGCGCACCGCCGTGAACTGGATGCGCGAGCGGTACGCCGACAGCGACGGCGTCGGCGCGATCTTCCCGCCGATGGTCTACAACGCGATCGTGCTGAAGTGCCTGGGCGTCCCCGACTCCGATCCCGAGATGCGGTGGGCGCTGAAGCAGATCGACGACCTGTGCATTTACGAGGGCGACACGCTCCGCCTCCAGCCGTGCCTGTCGCCCGTCTGGGACACCGCGCTGTCTTTGATCGGCGCCGCCGACGCCGGGTTGCCGGGACGCGCGCCCGAGTGCGAGGGCGCTGTGCGGTGGCTGCTCGACAAGGAGGTGCGCCGCGCCGGCGACTGGTCGAAGACGGTGCGCGGCGTCGAGCCGGGCGGCTGGTTTTTTGAGTACCGGAACGGGTTCTACCCCGACACCGACGACACCTCGATGGTCCTGATCGCGCTGGCCCGGGGCGACCACGCTACCCGCGAGGCGTGCGCCGGTCCGATCCACCGCGCCGTCAGCTGGCTGCTCGCGATGCAGAACCGCGACGGCGGGTGGGCGGCGTTCGACAGGGACATCGACAAGCAGATCCTGGAGCGCGTGCCGTTCGCGGATCACAACGCGATGCTCGACCCGAGCTGCCCGGACATCACCGCCCGCGTGCTCGAGGCGCTCAGCCACTACGGCTTCCGCGTCGGGCAGGCCCCGGTCGATGCCGCGGTGCGGTTCGTCCTCGCGCGGCAGGAAGAGAGCGGCGCGTGGTTCGGCCGCTGGGGGGTGAATTACATCTACGGCACCTGGCAGGTGCTCGTCGGCCTCCAGGCGATCGGGTTCGACATGACCCGGCCGGTGGTCCGCCGCGCCGTCCGGTGGCTGAAGGACGTGCAGAACGAGGACGGCGGCTGGGGCGAGAGTTGCACGAGCTACGACGACCCGACGACCGCCGGCCGGGGCACGTCGACCGCGTCGCAAACGGCGTGGGCGCTGCTCGGCCTGCTCGCGGCGGGGGAGGGCGCGGGGCCCGAAGTGCGGGCCGGTGCGGAGTTCCTCGTGGGCACGCAGCACGCCGACGGCGGCTGGACCGAAGGCCCGTTCACCGGCACCGGGTTCCCGCGGGTGTTCTACCTCAAGTACCACATGTACCCGGTGTACTTCCCGCTCATGGCCCTGGCCCGCTATGCCAGCGCGGTCGGCCGGCGGCCGGCCGGCGACACAACCCGAGCCGATGCCGGCCACTCGGTCGTCGGCCCGAAAGGAATCGCCCGCAGCACCCTGGCCGATCGCTGACGCCCACCGGTTAAGCTGATTCGTTCACAATGTGAACGCGTCGGGAGGGCGGGGCTTGCCGAGCCCGAAGCGAGGCGGCTCGGCGAGAGCCTCGCCCTTCCAAGCAACGTTCTAACAGAGCATCGACCCGACGACTCACGGTCACACGCTGGAGAACACATGCGCTTCCCCCTCAGCCTCACGACCGACATGGCGGGCTACATGCTCCGCAAAAAGCTCCGGCGGGAGAAACGGTTCCCGCTCGTGATGATGCTGGAGCCGCTCCACGCGTGTAACCTCACCTGCACCGGCTGCGGGCGCATCCGCGAGTACGAGGACACGATCAAGCAGAAGCTGACCGTCGAGGAGTGCCTGACGTCGGTGGACGAGGCCGGCGCCCCGATCGTGAGCATCTGCGGCGGCGAGCCGCTCATCTACCCGCAGATCGGCGAACTGGTGCGCGGCATCCTCAAGCGGCGGAAGCACATCTACCTGTGCACGAACGGGATGTTCATCACCAAGAAGCTGGACCAGTTCCGCCCGACGTCGCGGTTCTTCTTCAACGTTCACCTGGACGGCCTGGAGGCGACGCACGACGTGATGGTGGAGCGGAAGGGCGTGTTCCGGGCCGCGGTGGAGGGCATCAAGGCCGCGAAGAAGGCCGGGTTCCTCGTGTGTACCAACACGACGGTTTACAAAGAAACCGACATGGCCGAGATCGACGCCCTGTACGCCTACCTGACCGAGCTGGGCGTGGACGGGTTCATGCTCGCCCCGGCCTACGGCTACGCGGCGGTGTGCAGCACCAACCCGGACGGCGCGGCCGAGATCTTCCTGACGCGCGACCAGATCAAGCAGAAGTTCAACGAGGCACAGGGGCTGTTCAAGAAGTACAAGATGAACACGTCGCCCGTGTACAAGGAGTTCCTGCAAGGGAAGCGCGAGTTGACCTGCGCCGCGTGGGCCAGCCCGACGCGGAACGTGAAGGGCTGGAAGGGGCCGTGCTACCTGATCACGGACGAGCACCACGAGTCGTTCCGCGGCCTCATGGAAGACACCAACTGGGACGAGTACGGCTACGGCAACGACCCGCGGTGCGAACACTGCATGATGCACTCCGGGTACGAGGTCGCGGCCGCTCTGGGCATGAACGCCCGGCTCAGCGACAGCTTCAAGATGTTGAAGTGGCAACTGACATGAGTGCCCCGCGCGAAGGGGGTGTGGCCGTCCTGTTCGCGCTGGAACGGGAGGCCGCACCGTTCCGTCGTGCCGTCCGCGGACAGAAGCACGTCGCGGTTTGTGTGAGCGGCATGGGCCGCGCACGGGCGCGCCGGGCCGCCGAGCAGATCCTGCGCGACCCCGTCCCGCGACTGGTTATTGCCGCCGGCTTTTGCGGCGCGCTCGTGCCGGCGCTGCGAGTGGGGGACGTGGTCACATCCCCGCGCATCATCACCGTCGATCACCTCGTCACGGATCCCGCCGAAAAGCGCCGGCTCGGCGAAACGCACGACGCGGTGGATATGGAGTCCTCTGCGATCGCTGAGGTGTGCGCGGGCCGGGGCGTGGCGTTCCGCGCCGTGCGGGCGGTTTCGGACACCGTTGACACCGCGCTGTCACCGGAGCTGGCCCGGCTCCTCTCGGGCGGGAACGTATCCCCGCTGAAGGCGTGTTACGCGCTCTGTTTCAAGCCGTCGTTGCTCGGTGAGTTCCTGCGCCTGGCGCGAGGTACCAAACTGGCGGCGCGGGCCCTCGCGGTCGCCCTCGAAGGGATTGTCAGCACCTCGGCTACTGCGGCGCCCGCCACTGCATCACCGGGCTGAGTCGCACGCGCATGGATGGTGCGGGTGTCGGTCGGTGCCGGTGCTTCTTCTTTAGCCGGCCCGTGTGGCCGGAGCGACACGATTCCCGGCGGACCCGACTTCACAGAGGCCGGCAACAGAACGCCGTCCCTGCCGGCCTATTCGACCCTCGCCGTCACCTTTTCGCGCTCAAGGTGTTCGACCAGTTCACGCGCCTCGCCGAAGGTCAACTCGACCGCGAGAGCGAACGGTGATCCGTCCAGCAGCGCGGCGGCGTCCTCGCGCGAACAGTTGCGGATCGTCCGCACCAGCGGGAGCAGCGCTTCCTGCGCCGTGACCGGGTACGACTCGACCAGCACCCGGTGAACCGCCGGCGGTTGTTGCAGGCGGAGCAGCCGCTCGTAGTCGTGCAGTTCTGCGACCACGGTGAGCTTTTCTCCCACTTTGAGACGGTGCCCCCGGACCGTCGTCACGTCGTGGCCCGCGAGGCCGACGGGCAGGAGCGCGAAATCGATGCACAGCGCGCGGAGCGAGCGGCCGTTGAGGTGGTCGGCGGCGTCGTGAACGACGAGATCGACGACGACGAGCGTCTTGCCGGCGGCGGTCACCAGAGCTTGCACACGGTCGCCGTACACGGCGGCCGCGAACGCCGGCGCCGCCAGCGCCGGCGCCGAGACGGCGTTGGTGATGTCGGCCGCGTCGCGCACGGCCTCTGCGAATTGCGGGTCACTCAGGCGCACCACCACCCGCTGCTTCGGGTTCATTTCTCGCACCAGAAGCGCGATCTCCAGGTTCGCCAGTTCGCTGGAAGTCGCCGCGATCACGGCCTTCGCGGAGTCGGCCCGCACCTGGCGCAGCACCTCGGGGACGGTCGCGTCGCCGACGAACGCCGGCACGCCCTTACGCCGGACGGTTTCGATGAACGGGCCGTCGGCCGCCTTGTCGATCGCGACCACGCGCTCGCCCATCGCGGTCAGCTCCTCGATGAGCCGGTACCCGACGTTACCAAGGCCGCACACCACGATGTGGCCGCCGTCGGGCACGCGGGCGACCTCGAGCGCGCCGCCGAGACGGGCGCGGATCAAATAGTTCGTCAAGATGGCGGTGAACCCGGCGATCAGCGCCGCACCGACCAACTTGAGCACACTCAAAAACACTTTCGCCCATTCCGGGCGGTTCTCGCCGTGCAGGTCGCTGCCCGTCGCCACGACGGACACCGTCTGGTACAGCCCGTCACCCCAATCGGTTTCCAGCCCGTACCGGAAGACCAGCGTGCTGGCGAACAGGGTGACGAACAGAATGGGGGTGATGATCTTCACCGACAGATCGACGTCGAGGAGCGTGCGGCGAACGGTGCGTCGCCACCGGCGGAGCGCCCCGGCCCACTTCACGCCGGGCAAGAGGTCGCCGCGGAGCCGCTGCAACAGACGCTGAAGGGCCTGCGGCGGTCCACACACGATCAGCCGGTCGCCCGGCGCGAGGACGACGTCGCTCGCGCCCGTGAGCAGGAACCGCGGCGGACCAGCGACCGGGACGTACACCAGGGGGATCAGGTCGTGTTCGTTTGCAAGATCCGAGACCCGCTTTCCCACCAGCTCGGAGTCCTCGATCACGAGGAACTCGGAGATCTGCCGGGCGCCGTCGTCCAGTTTGTAGGCGCCGAGCGTGTCGCCGCTCACGGCCGTGAGAGCGATGACCGGGGCGACGAGCGCGGACACGCTCATGGCGATGGTGTTCTTGACGGCCCCGGTGAACCGGTTGATCAGGTTCTGGTTGAACATGCGAACCACGACCCGCGCGCCGGGGTTCAGCTTGCGAACGAGGAGCGCCGTGGAGATGTTCACCAGGTCGTCGGACGTGACGATGACGACCGCGCGGGCCTCCTTTACTCCGGCCTGTTCGAGCAGCTCCAACCTGCGGCAGTCACCTTTGAGGACGGTGGCGCCCGCCAGGCTGGGGTCGTTCGGATCGACGTTCAGCTCGATCACGACGGTCGGCAGCCCCGCGGCGCGGAGCGAGTCCAGGACGCGCCGGCCCACTCGACCCAGTCCGCACAACACGACCGGACGTTCCATTTGGTCACTTCTCCGGTTGCGACAGGTCACCGCAGGAGCAGATAATAGAACGTGCAGCAGCTCCCTCTCACCAAGCTATTCGGGCGCGCGGGTATGAATTTGGACGACCAGGTGTGTTACTGCTTCCACGTGTCGCGCCGGAAGCTGGTGAACTGGGTGCGCCAGAACGCACCGAAGGTGCCGAGTCAGCTCTCGACGTGCGGGGGCGCGGGCACCGGCTGCGGATGGTGCATCCCGTTTCTGAAACAGATCTTCCGGCAGGGTATGGGAACCCCCGGCGGGGGCTGCGGGGCGTGCCAGACCACCCCGGACGATGCGCTGGACGCTCTGACACCGGGGGAGTACGCGGCCCTTCGTGCAGATTACGTGAAAGCCGGGCACGGCACCCCACCCCCGGGCGCCGAACCCCTCCCGGAGGTGAAGGACGAGTGAAGCCCAGCGAGCGGCGTGGCGTGAACTCGCCTGTGGTCCGGGCTATTGACCACCGGTCGGATCGTGCCCGCCGCTCGATTTTCGACAACCACTCACTTCGTGCCTTCGGCCTCGACCGCCAGGAGGGCGGACACGTTGCCCTCCAGGTCCGTCCGAATGCGGAGCTGCTTCGCAACGGAACCGGGCTGTTTCGGATCGAACTTGATCGTGATGAACTGCACTTGCAGTGCGGCGGGGACCGCGGGGAGTTCGGCCGTGATGGCGCCGTCGGTACCGTCCACGCCGACCACCTTGAACGGCTTGGCCGCGCGAACCAGTACCCGCTGCGTCACGGGCTCACCGACCTTCGCCTCCAACCGCAGCTTGTTCGGGGAGAGTTCCAGTGGGGCGATCACGGTCCCCGTCACGCCGATGTGAATCAGCGGATTGGTGGAGTCGTTCGTCTTCAGTGTGATCTGTTCGGTGATCGGTCCGGGCGGGGCGTTCGCGCTCAGGGTCACGTCGATCTGATACTCGGCCCCGCCACGGATCGGCCCGCCGCGGCCCACCTCGGACAACTTCACCTCGAACGGGTAGGTGCCCGGCACCACTTCGGTGATCTTCCAGTCGCGGCCGCGGCCGGAATACTTGACCTGCACGGCCTGGTTGAGTCGGGTGCCCTGCGGTACGGAGCCGAAGGTGACCGCGCCCGGGTTGACACTCACATCCGTGCGGCTGTTGGCCGATACCTTCAGAACGGCCACGGACAGGAACCGGGGGCCGACCGGGGCCGCCGAACTGAAGGTGACGTAAAAGGTCTGGGCGTTCTGGCCGACGAACTTGGCCGCGTTCATGGTCACCGTCAGTTCGGCCGTCTCGTTCGGCTGGAGCACCCGCGTCATTGGCACGTTGTCGAGGCACGTGCAGGTCTTGCTCACGTCGGTGATCTGCATCGGCGTGTCGTAGATGTTCGTGATGGCGAACTTGTGGACGCAGAGGGTGCCGTGCGGCACGTCGCCGAAGTTGTGGGTGATGACGGCTGGCGCGGGCTGCTCGCGGTTGGTCGCGATGTCCGGGAGGAAGAACTTGTTCGCCCAGGGGGCCGCCTTGGTCGGGGGCGCGGGGGCCGGTTGTGCGGCCGGCGGTTGCGCCACCGCCCCGACCGTCAAAGTCAGCCCGACCGCGCCGATCGCCAGAAAGCGTGATACCTGCCGCATACCGCGAGCCTCCTGTGTCACCCGGTCCACCGGGCGCTCACACATGCTACATCGGCCGGCAAGGGGTGCGTGCTGGTCACGAACGAGGCCCGCGCGGCCGGCCGCGCGGGCCTCGTTCGTGACCAGCCGCTGAGTTCGTTACGGCCGGCACAGGCGGATTTGTAGCGCCGGCCGCCCCGTTCGTTACGCCGCGTGTACCGGCCCCGCATCACCCGACGCGGGGGCTGGCGCCGCTCGTCTGCTCCTTGATGAACTTGAAGCCCTTGGTGTACACCTCGTCCGCCGTGGGGAAGAGGTCGCGCCACACCTTCGTTGCGGCGGCGAGGTCGGGCAGCGCGCGGCCGAACGCCTCGATCGTCATCCACCCGTCGTACCCCACTTCGGCGAGGGTGCTGAACGCGGCGTCCCAGTCCACCTGCCCGGTGCCGGGCGTGCCGCGGTCGTTCTCGCTGATGTGGACGTGCGCGAGCACCGGGGCGAGCGTCCGCACGGCGGCCGCTTGCCCCTTTTCTTCGATGTGCGCGTGGAACGTGTCGTACATCGCGCGCAGGTTCGGGTGATCGACCATCTTCACCAGCTCGACGGCCTGGGCCGCGGTGGTCAGCAGGTAGCACTCGAAGCGGTTGAGGTACTCGACCGCCATCGTCAGGTTGGCGCTTTTGGCGAACTCCGCGGCGGGGCGGAGCACGTCGGCGGCGCGCTGCTTCTCGTCCGCGGTCGGGCCGCTGCCGGAGAACTCACCGATGGCCGAGTGGTACGGCCCGACCACGGTTTCTGCGCCGAGGACGTGGTTGATCTCGATGACCGTCTTCAACCAGTCGAGCGCCTTCTGCCGGGTGCCGGCGTCCGGGCTGATCGCGTTCGTGTCCTTCGTCAGAATGGTGACGGTGGTGCACTTGAGGCCCTGCTTGTCGAGTTCGGCACGGATCGGCTTGTAATCGGCGGGGGTGCCGCCGAAGACGGGCAGTTCGACGCCGTCGAAGCCGACGGCCTTGAGCTTGCCGAGCAACGGGAAGTGTTCGGCGGTGACGCCGCCGGTCCACAACAGCAGGTTCATCCCGATCTTCATGGAGAGTCTCCTGGCGAGCGGCGCGGCGAAAGCCCGCCGGTGTGTGTGGCGGCATTGTCCGGCACCGCACCGCGCCCGGCAACTGGCTCGTCGAAAATCGGAGGGGCTTGCGCGTTTCTGGTGCGCCAGGAATTGCAGGCGTTGGAGCATGTGGCCGAAAATCGTTACCCCGGCCGCTTGAAGCGCATTGAGGATAACCCACTGATTCGGCGCTGCCCTTCTTTGATAGTCGCGCGCGATGCAGCCCATGTACATCAGCACCTTCACGTCCGAGAGCCAAGCCGGGCCGGTGCTATTGTGCTCCGGCTTCCCATCAACCCGACAGTTGACGGCCACTCGGGCTAGTTCCATGACGACCCGAAACGAAAATCGCCGCGGCTCCAGTCGGCACCTAACGGCCGGGAATCCGCGGCGGAGTAGTTCGGCACATTCGCACCGCAGGTGCGCCTCGCCGTGATGCCGGGGAATGATTAGTTCCCCAGACATCGTAGCGCCCAACTGGGACCGAAAGCGAGACTATTCGAAGGTCATTTGCGGGTATGGTAAATACCGTTGTTCGTCCGAGTTGGGGGGAAACAATTCATGTTGACGCCGGTCGAACGCGGGGCCAATTCGAGTGTCCGCACCGAAGCAAGCCATCAAGTAAGCGCTGGCCTCGATGGTTGCGTCCACCACGCTCACGCATGCCGGTGCGAACGCTGGCGGTCGATCGGCGACCCACCAGCCCGCAACCTGTTCGAAAGTAAGCCCGAGGCGAAGAAGTTCCTCACCGAGATCGGGCAACCTGTTCGCGACAAGCTGGTCACGCATCTCAATCAGTGCGGGCGTGCGTGAGA from the Frigoriglobus tundricola genome contains:
- a CDS encoding sugar phosphate isomerase/epimerase family protein, producing MKIGMNLLLWTGGVTAEHFPLLGKLKAVGFDGVELPVFGGTPADYKPIRAELDKQGLKCTTVTILTKDTNAISPDAGTRQKALDWLKTVIEINHVLGAETVVGPYHSAIGEFSGSGPTADEKQRAADVLRPAAEFAKSANLTMAVEYLNRFECYLLTTAAQAVELVKMVDHPNLRAMYDTFHAHIEEKGQAAAVRTLAPVLAHVHISENDRGTPGTGQVDWDAAFSTLAEVGYDGWMTIEAFGRALPDLAAATKVWRDLFPTADEVYTKGFKFIKEQTSGASPRVG